In Syngnathus typhle isolate RoL2023-S1 ecotype Sweden linkage group LG14, RoL_Styp_1.0, whole genome shotgun sequence, one genomic interval encodes:
- the trmt13 gene encoding tRNA:m(4)X modification enzyme TRM13 homolog isoform X3, which yields MAALECDRNGKCAFFVDKKRRFCKMVVAKGHRFCGEHANMDTNVYEEGCCRRIVCPLDPKHTVSKDNLYKHLRKCNSRDKAKPVYYVENINAGSVDNTEHSLQETTLCERSATQLQHLLDKLDSASKGLPCEPEELFMSHGVLQEVIDNPKNGDSACKHLKQQSSILGHLEVLGLLRRGRCFVEFGAGRGKLSHWILRALEGDRQEHLQILLVERSSTRFKVDGKHREGDVEFARLQIDIQHLDLSQIPLPKHGLPLVAVGKHLCGAATAMFPFRPGSPLSLPKTVGAGSRPALEMRPGDERSQWGCGPGAGAVLPPPLRVASLRGTALLLRSGFGARRIFGILPHVQLGHMQLTSIVSDGGSSARVAVAG from the exons atgGCGGCGCTCGAATGCGACCGAAATGGCAAATGTGCCTTCTTTGTGGACAAAAAGAGACGTTTTTGTAAAATGGTCGTCGCCAAAGGCCATAGGTTTTGCGGAGAACACGCCAACATGGACACGAACGTCTAC GAAGAAGGCTGCTGCAGGAGAATCGTCTGTCCACTCGACCCCAAACA TACGGTCAGCAAAGACAATCTGTACAAACACTTGAGGAAGTGCAACTCTCGCGACAAAGCAAAGCCG GTTTACTATGTGGAAAACATCAACGCCGGCTCAGTCGACAACACAGAACACTCGCTCCAAGAG ACAACTTTGTGTGAGAGAAGCGCCACCCAATTACAACACCTGCTGGACAAACTGGACTCTGCTTCGAAAG GTCTGCCATGTGAGCCGGAAGAGCTCTTCATGTCTCACGGTGTTCTCCAGGAGGTAATCGATAATCCCAAGAATGGCGATTCTGCCTGCAAACACCTGAAGCAGCAG TCTTCCATCTTGGGCCACTTGGAGGTGTTGGGGCTGCTGCGACGCGGCCGCTGCTTTGTAGAGTTCGGGGCGGGGCGAGGGAAACTGTCACACTGGATCCTCCGGGCCCTGGAGGGCGACCGGCAAGAGCACCTGCAGATACTGCTGGTGGAGCGGAGCAGCACCCGATTCAAG GTGGACGGCAAGCATCGGGAGGGCGACGTGGAGTTTGCCAGGCTGCAGATTGACATTCAGCACCTGGACCTGA GTCAAATCCCGCTGCCTAAACACGGGCTGCCGCTGGTCGCCGTCGGGAAGCATTTATGCGGCGCGGCCACAG CGATGTTCCCCTTCAGACCTGGCTCTCCGCTGTCTCTTCCAAAAACGGTCGGTGCAGGAAGCAGGCCGGCCCTCGAAATGCGACCCGGCGACGAGCGATCCCAGTGGGGTTGCGGGCCTGGCGCTGGCGCTGTGCTGCCACCACCGCTGCGAGTGGCGTCACTACGTGGGACGGCGCTTCTTCTCAGATCTGGGTTTGGGGCCCGCCGAATTTTCGGGATTCTGCCGCATGTCCAGCTGGGCCACATGCAGCTCACGAGCATCGTGTCAGACGGCGGAAGTAGCGCCAGG GTGGCTGTCGCCGGCTGA
- the lrrc39 gene encoding leucine-rich repeat-containing protein 39 isoform X1: MAAILASASVSTMKTLWETKIQKIQENHNKQRRKPGSRLLAADVWEERHTLARLRDKVTMQDGRLLLCLEQEEWKVSEFIVTSPLHQAYAGTPTMALPGCLVRLSQVQEWHIHRTGLQKIPSFISLFSNLLVLDLSRNGVTEIPKDIGSLTQLRELLLSYNKVRLVPEELGDCESLERLELAVNRELDRLPDKLSQLRRLVRVDLSMNAFGTIPPCLLRMPALEWLDMAGNRLCSLPQDIHRMQKLRALWLQRNMLETVPESVGRMSRLDTLVLSGNRLSDIPPVMEEMDNLRFVNFRDNPLTLEMADAADEEEEEEREMFGREFMLTYIQEARKRALDEAN; the protein is encoded by the exons atggcggccattttggcgaGCGCCTCGGTCAGCACCATGAAGACCTTGTGGGAGACCAAGATCCAGAAAATTCAGGAGAATCACAACAAGCAGAGAAGGAAGCCAGGCAGCAG ATTGCTTGCGGCGGACGTTTGGGAAGAGCGCCACACGCTGGCTCGCCTGCGAGACAAAGTGACGATGCAAGATGGCCGGCTGCTTCTGTGCCTGGAGCAGGAGGAGTGGAAGGTGAGCGAGTTCATCGTCACGTCACCGCTCCATCAGGCTTACGCCGGAACTCCAACAATG GCACTGCCGGGCTGCCTGGTGCGGCTGAGTCAGGTCCAAGAGTGGCACATCCACCGGACGGGACTGCAGAAGATTCCGAGCTTCATCTCCCTCTTCAGCAATCTCCTGGTCCTCGACTTGTCGCGGAACGGGGTGACTGAGATCCCCAAAGACATCG GCAGCTTGACGCAACTTCGGGAACTTTTGCTCAGCTATAACAAAGTCCGCTTGGTTCCGGAGGAACTGGGAGACTGCGAGAGCCTTGAGAGGCTGGAACTTGCCGTCAACCGCGAGCTGGACCGGCTTCCGGACAAG CTGAGCCAGCTGAGGCGCCTGGTTCGCGTGGACCTGTCCATGAATGCCTTTGGCACCATCCCGCCTTGCCTGCTGCGCATGCCGGCACTGGAGTGGCTTGACATGGCGGGGAATCGCCTTTGCTCCCTGCCCCAAGACATTCACAG GATGCAGAAGCTGCGCGCCCTCTGGCTGCAGAGGAACATGCTGGAGACAGTTCCGGAAAGTGTGGGCAGGATGTCCCGCCTGGACACACTGGTCCTGAGCGGTAACCGGCTGAGTGACATCCCCCCAGTCATGGAGGAGATGGACAACCTCAG GTTTGTGAACTTCCGGGACAACCCGCTGACGCTGGagatggccgacgccgccgacgaggaggaggaggaggagcgtgAGATGTTCGGACGAGAGTTCATGCTGACGTACATCCAGGAGGCCCGCAAGAGAGCGCTTGATGAGGCCAATTAG
- the trmt13 gene encoding tRNA:m(4)X modification enzyme TRM13 homolog isoform X1: MAALECDRNGKCAFFVDKKRRFCKMVVAKGHRFCGEHANMDTNVYEEGCCRRIVCPLDPKHTVSKDNLYKHLRKCNSRDKAKPVYYVENINAGSVDNTEHSLQETTLCERSATQLQHLLDKLDSASKGLPCEPEELFMSHGVLQEVIDNPKNGDSACKHLKQQSSILGHLEVLGLLRRGRCFVEFGAGRGKLSHWILRALEGDRQEHLQILLVERSSTRFKVDGKHREGDVEFARLQIDIQHLDLSQIPLPKHGLPLVAVGKHLCGAATDLALRCLFQKRSVQEAGRPSKCDPATSDPSGVAGLALALCCHHRCEWRHYVGRRFFSDLGLGPAEFSGFCRMSSWATCSSRASCQTAEVAPGWLSPAERERIGRRCKHLLDAGRIEFLRRQGFCGRLTRYVDTQVTPENVLLTATPLSPPSPPS; this comes from the exons atgGCGGCGCTCGAATGCGACCGAAATGGCAAATGTGCCTTCTTTGTGGACAAAAAGAGACGTTTTTGTAAAATGGTCGTCGCCAAAGGCCATAGGTTTTGCGGAGAACACGCCAACATGGACACGAACGTCTAC GAAGAAGGCTGCTGCAGGAGAATCGTCTGTCCACTCGACCCCAAACA TACGGTCAGCAAAGACAATCTGTACAAACACTTGAGGAAGTGCAACTCTCGCGACAAAGCAAAGCCG GTTTACTATGTGGAAAACATCAACGCCGGCTCAGTCGACAACACAGAACACTCGCTCCAAGAG ACAACTTTGTGTGAGAGAAGCGCCACCCAATTACAACACCTGCTGGACAAACTGGACTCTGCTTCGAAAG GTCTGCCATGTGAGCCGGAAGAGCTCTTCATGTCTCACGGTGTTCTCCAGGAGGTAATCGATAATCCCAAGAATGGCGATTCTGCCTGCAAACACCTGAAGCAGCAG TCTTCCATCTTGGGCCACTTGGAGGTGTTGGGGCTGCTGCGACGCGGCCGCTGCTTTGTAGAGTTCGGGGCGGGGCGAGGGAAACTGTCACACTGGATCCTCCGGGCCCTGGAGGGCGACCGGCAAGAGCACCTGCAGATACTGCTGGTGGAGCGGAGCAGCACCCGATTCAAG GTGGACGGCAAGCATCGGGAGGGCGACGTGGAGTTTGCCAGGCTGCAGATTGACATTCAGCACCTGGACCTGA GTCAAATCCCGCTGCCTAAACACGGGCTGCCGCTGGTCGCCGTCGGGAAGCATTTATGCGGCGCGGCCACAG ACCTGGCTCTCCGCTGTCTCTTCCAAAAACGGTCGGTGCAGGAAGCAGGCCGGCCCTCGAAATGCGACCCGGCGACGAGCGATCCCAGTGGGGTTGCGGGCCTGGCGCTGGCGCTGTGCTGCCACCACCGCTGCGAGTGGCGTCACTACGTGGGACGGCGCTTCTTCTCAGATCTGGGTTTGGGGCCCGCCGAATTTTCGGGATTCTGCCGCATGTCCAGCTGGGCCACATGCAGCTCACGAGCATCGTGTCAGACGGCGGAAGTAGCGCCAGG GTGGCTGTCGCCGGCTGAGCGCGAGCGGATTGGTCGCCGCTGCAAGCATCTGCTGGACGCCGGCAGAATCGAGTTCCTGCGCCGCCAAGGATTCTGTGGACGGCTAACGCGTTACGTTGACACTCAGGTGACCCCGGAAAATGTCCTGTTGACGGCCACGCCCCTCTCGCCTCCGTCTCCTCCCTCCTAA
- the lrrc39 gene encoding leucine-rich repeat-containing protein 39 isoform X3, with protein sequence MQDGRLLLCLEQEEWKVSEFIVTSPLHQAYAGTPTMALPGCLVRLSQVQEWHIHRTGLQKIPSFISLFSNLLVLDLSRNGVTEIPKDIGSLTQLRELLLSYNKVRLVPEELGDCESLERLELAVNRELDRLPDKLSQLRRLVRVDLSMNAFGTIPPCLLRMPALEWLDMAGNRLCSLPQDIHRMQKLRALWLQRNMLETVPESVGRMSRLDTLVLSGNRLSDIPPVMEEMDNLRFVNFRDNPLTLEMADAADEEEEEEREMFGREFMLTYIQEARKRALDEAN encoded by the exons ATGCAAGATGGCCGGCTGCTTCTGTGCCTGGAGCAGGAGGAGTGGAAGGTGAGCGAGTTCATCGTCACGTCACCGCTCCATCAGGCTTACGCCGGAACTCCAACAATG GCACTGCCGGGCTGCCTGGTGCGGCTGAGTCAGGTCCAAGAGTGGCACATCCACCGGACGGGACTGCAGAAGATTCCGAGCTTCATCTCCCTCTTCAGCAATCTCCTGGTCCTCGACTTGTCGCGGAACGGGGTGACTGAGATCCCCAAAGACATCG GCAGCTTGACGCAACTTCGGGAACTTTTGCTCAGCTATAACAAAGTCCGCTTGGTTCCGGAGGAACTGGGAGACTGCGAGAGCCTTGAGAGGCTGGAACTTGCCGTCAACCGCGAGCTGGACCGGCTTCCGGACAAG CTGAGCCAGCTGAGGCGCCTGGTTCGCGTGGACCTGTCCATGAATGCCTTTGGCACCATCCCGCCTTGCCTGCTGCGCATGCCGGCACTGGAGTGGCTTGACATGGCGGGGAATCGCCTTTGCTCCCTGCCCCAAGACATTCACAG GATGCAGAAGCTGCGCGCCCTCTGGCTGCAGAGGAACATGCTGGAGACAGTTCCGGAAAGTGTGGGCAGGATGTCCCGCCTGGACACACTGGTCCTGAGCGGTAACCGGCTGAGTGACATCCCCCCAGTCATGGAGGAGATGGACAACCTCAG GTTTGTGAACTTCCGGGACAACCCGCTGACGCTGGagatggccgacgccgccgacgaggaggaggaggaggagcgtgAGATGTTCGGACGAGAGTTCATGCTGACGTACATCCAGGAGGCCCGCAAGAGAGCGCTTGATGAGGCCAATTAG
- the lrrc39 gene encoding leucine-rich repeat-containing protein 39 isoform X4, producing MQDGRLLLCLEQEEWKALPGCLVRLSQVQEWHIHRTGLQKIPSFISLFSNLLVLDLSRNGVTEIPKDIGSLTQLRELLLSYNKVRLVPEELGDCESLERLELAVNRELDRLPDKLSQLRRLVRVDLSMNAFGTIPPCLLRMPALEWLDMAGNRLCSLPQDIHRMQKLRALWLQRNMLETVPESVGRMSRLDTLVLSGNRLSDIPPVMEEMDNLRFVNFRDNPLTLEMADAADEEEEEEREMFGREFMLTYIQEARKRALDEAN from the exons ATGCAAGATGGCCGGCTGCTTCTGTGCCTGGAGCAGGAGGAGTGGAAG GCACTGCCGGGCTGCCTGGTGCGGCTGAGTCAGGTCCAAGAGTGGCACATCCACCGGACGGGACTGCAGAAGATTCCGAGCTTCATCTCCCTCTTCAGCAATCTCCTGGTCCTCGACTTGTCGCGGAACGGGGTGACTGAGATCCCCAAAGACATCG GCAGCTTGACGCAACTTCGGGAACTTTTGCTCAGCTATAACAAAGTCCGCTTGGTTCCGGAGGAACTGGGAGACTGCGAGAGCCTTGAGAGGCTGGAACTTGCCGTCAACCGCGAGCTGGACCGGCTTCCGGACAAG CTGAGCCAGCTGAGGCGCCTGGTTCGCGTGGACCTGTCCATGAATGCCTTTGGCACCATCCCGCCTTGCCTGCTGCGCATGCCGGCACTGGAGTGGCTTGACATGGCGGGGAATCGCCTTTGCTCCCTGCCCCAAGACATTCACAG GATGCAGAAGCTGCGCGCCCTCTGGCTGCAGAGGAACATGCTGGAGACAGTTCCGGAAAGTGTGGGCAGGATGTCCCGCCTGGACACACTGGTCCTGAGCGGTAACCGGCTGAGTGACATCCCCCCAGTCATGGAGGAGATGGACAACCTCAG GTTTGTGAACTTCCGGGACAACCCGCTGACGCTGGagatggccgacgccgccgacgaggaggaggaggaggagcgtgAGATGTTCGGACGAGAGTTCATGCTGACGTACATCCAGGAGGCCCGCAAGAGAGCGCTTGATGAGGCCAATTAG
- the lrrc39 gene encoding leucine-rich repeat-containing protein 39 isoform X2 — translation MAAILASASVSTMKTLWETKIQKIQENHNKQRRKPGSRLLAADVWEERHTLARLRDKVTMQDGRLLLCLEQEEWKALPGCLVRLSQVQEWHIHRTGLQKIPSFISLFSNLLVLDLSRNGVTEIPKDIGSLTQLRELLLSYNKVRLVPEELGDCESLERLELAVNRELDRLPDKLSQLRRLVRVDLSMNAFGTIPPCLLRMPALEWLDMAGNRLCSLPQDIHRMQKLRALWLQRNMLETVPESVGRMSRLDTLVLSGNRLSDIPPVMEEMDNLRFVNFRDNPLTLEMADAADEEEEEEREMFGREFMLTYIQEARKRALDEAN, via the exons atggcggccattttggcgaGCGCCTCGGTCAGCACCATGAAGACCTTGTGGGAGACCAAGATCCAGAAAATTCAGGAGAATCACAACAAGCAGAGAAGGAAGCCAGGCAGCAG ATTGCTTGCGGCGGACGTTTGGGAAGAGCGCCACACGCTGGCTCGCCTGCGAGACAAAGTGACGATGCAAGATGGCCGGCTGCTTCTGTGCCTGGAGCAGGAGGAGTGGAAG GCACTGCCGGGCTGCCTGGTGCGGCTGAGTCAGGTCCAAGAGTGGCACATCCACCGGACGGGACTGCAGAAGATTCCGAGCTTCATCTCCCTCTTCAGCAATCTCCTGGTCCTCGACTTGTCGCGGAACGGGGTGACTGAGATCCCCAAAGACATCG GCAGCTTGACGCAACTTCGGGAACTTTTGCTCAGCTATAACAAAGTCCGCTTGGTTCCGGAGGAACTGGGAGACTGCGAGAGCCTTGAGAGGCTGGAACTTGCCGTCAACCGCGAGCTGGACCGGCTTCCGGACAAG CTGAGCCAGCTGAGGCGCCTGGTTCGCGTGGACCTGTCCATGAATGCCTTTGGCACCATCCCGCCTTGCCTGCTGCGCATGCCGGCACTGGAGTGGCTTGACATGGCGGGGAATCGCCTTTGCTCCCTGCCCCAAGACATTCACAG GATGCAGAAGCTGCGCGCCCTCTGGCTGCAGAGGAACATGCTGGAGACAGTTCCGGAAAGTGTGGGCAGGATGTCCCGCCTGGACACACTGGTCCTGAGCGGTAACCGGCTGAGTGACATCCCCCCAGTCATGGAGGAGATGGACAACCTCAG GTTTGTGAACTTCCGGGACAACCCGCTGACGCTGGagatggccgacgccgccgacgaggaggaggaggaggagcgtgAGATGTTCGGACGAGAGTTCATGCTGACGTACATCCAGGAGGCCCGCAAGAGAGCGCTTGATGAGGCCAATTAG
- the trmt13 gene encoding tRNA:m(4)X modification enzyme TRM13 homolog isoform X2: MTNEKRVEEGCCRRIVCPLDPKHTVSKDNLYKHLRKCNSRDKAKPVYYVENINAGSVDNTEHSLQETTLCERSATQLQHLLDKLDSASKGLPCEPEELFMSHGVLQEVIDNPKNGDSACKHLKQQSSILGHLEVLGLLRRGRCFVEFGAGRGKLSHWILRALEGDRQEHLQILLVERSSTRFKVDGKHREGDVEFARLQIDIQHLDLSQIPLPKHGLPLVAVGKHLCGAATDLALRCLFQKRSVQEAGRPSKCDPATSDPSGVAGLALALCCHHRCEWRHYVGRRFFSDLGLGPAEFSGFCRMSSWATCSSRASCQTAEVAPGWLSPAERERIGRRCKHLLDAGRIEFLRRQGFCGRLTRYVDTQVTPENVLLTATPLSPPSPPS, from the exons ATGACCAATGAGAAGCGAGTG GAAGAAGGCTGCTGCAGGAGAATCGTCTGTCCACTCGACCCCAAACA TACGGTCAGCAAAGACAATCTGTACAAACACTTGAGGAAGTGCAACTCTCGCGACAAAGCAAAGCCG GTTTACTATGTGGAAAACATCAACGCCGGCTCAGTCGACAACACAGAACACTCGCTCCAAGAG ACAACTTTGTGTGAGAGAAGCGCCACCCAATTACAACACCTGCTGGACAAACTGGACTCTGCTTCGAAAG GTCTGCCATGTGAGCCGGAAGAGCTCTTCATGTCTCACGGTGTTCTCCAGGAGGTAATCGATAATCCCAAGAATGGCGATTCTGCCTGCAAACACCTGAAGCAGCAG TCTTCCATCTTGGGCCACTTGGAGGTGTTGGGGCTGCTGCGACGCGGCCGCTGCTTTGTAGAGTTCGGGGCGGGGCGAGGGAAACTGTCACACTGGATCCTCCGGGCCCTGGAGGGCGACCGGCAAGAGCACCTGCAGATACTGCTGGTGGAGCGGAGCAGCACCCGATTCAAG GTGGACGGCAAGCATCGGGAGGGCGACGTGGAGTTTGCCAGGCTGCAGATTGACATTCAGCACCTGGACCTGA GTCAAATCCCGCTGCCTAAACACGGGCTGCCGCTGGTCGCCGTCGGGAAGCATTTATGCGGCGCGGCCACAG ACCTGGCTCTCCGCTGTCTCTTCCAAAAACGGTCGGTGCAGGAAGCAGGCCGGCCCTCGAAATGCGACCCGGCGACGAGCGATCCCAGTGGGGTTGCGGGCCTGGCGCTGGCGCTGTGCTGCCACCACCGCTGCGAGTGGCGTCACTACGTGGGACGGCGCTTCTTCTCAGATCTGGGTTTGGGGCCCGCCGAATTTTCGGGATTCTGCCGCATGTCCAGCTGGGCCACATGCAGCTCACGAGCATCGTGTCAGACGGCGGAAGTAGCGCCAGG GTGGCTGTCGCCGGCTGAGCGCGAGCGGATTGGTCGCCGCTGCAAGCATCTGCTGGACGCCGGCAGAATCGAGTTCCTGCGCCGCCAAGGATTCTGTGGACGGCTAACGCGTTACGTTGACACTCAGGTGACCCCGGAAAATGTCCTGTTGACGGCCACGCCCCTCTCGCCTCCGTCTCCTCCCTCCTAA